The following are encoded together in the Bradyrhizobium sp. CCGUVB1N3 genome:
- a CDS encoding baseplate J/gp47 family protein — MPWSTPALRDVRSLVRDAVNASLPGADANVPNSVLRVLSDNQGALCHLTLQYIDWLALQLLPDTAETEWLDRHGQIWLVNSDGSTGRKMATLAQGTASFQGTTGGGLIPTGTLLQSALGIPPGSDSPNTVVSYELLDDVVVSTATASTGNIRCLDAGSFGNLPTGSVLSMPQTIAGASQFAEVLELNGGADPETDDQLRARILRRIRQPPMGGAAYDYEAWALAVPGVTRAWCAPLEMGIGTVTIRFMMDDLRASNGGFPLPADITAVKAYIDQMRPVAVKDVFVEAPIPYPINLRISYLDWDDGSTRASITQSLLHEFFVRASPGQLWYRSWSDEGIANGVGVNAYDLVASDTPMPAPGYMPVLGDITYG; from the coding sequence ATGCCTTGGTCAACGCCAGCTCTCCGTGATGTTCGTTCGCTGGTTCGCGATGCGGTTAACGCCTCGCTGCCAGGGGCCGATGCGAACGTACCAAACAGCGTGTTGCGTGTGTTATCGGACAACCAGGGTGCGCTTTGTCATCTGACGCTGCAATATATCGATTGGCTGGCGCTGCAGCTGCTGCCTGATACCGCAGAGACCGAATGGCTCGACCGCCACGGGCAAATCTGGCTGGTCAACTCAGACGGCTCGACCGGCCGCAAGATGGCTACGCTGGCGCAGGGTACCGCTAGCTTCCAGGGCACCACGGGCGGCGGGCTGATCCCGACCGGCACCCTATTGCAAAGTGCGCTGGGGATTCCGCCTGGCTCGGACTCACCAAACACCGTCGTCAGTTACGAGCTGCTGGACGATGTCGTCGTCTCGACTGCTACGGCGTCCACCGGCAATATCCGTTGCCTCGATGCCGGATCGTTCGGCAACCTGCCGACCGGGTCCGTTCTGTCGATGCCACAAACCATCGCTGGCGCGAGCCAGTTCGCGGAAGTGCTTGAACTGAACGGAGGCGCGGACCCCGAGACCGACGACCAGCTTCGGGCGCGTATCCTGCGCCGCATCCGCCAGCCTCCGATGGGCGGCGCGGCTTATGACTACGAGGCGTGGGCGCTCGCGGTCCCCGGCGTCACGCGGGCGTGGTGTGCGCCGCTGGAGATGGGCATCGGCACGGTCACCATCCGCTTTATGATGGACGATCTGCGCGCCAGCAACGGCGGCTTTCCGCTTCCTGCCGACATCACTGCGGTCAAAGCTTACATCGACCAGATGCGACCGGTGGCCGTCAAAGATGTCTTCGTTGAAGCACCGATCCCCTATCCGATCAATCTGCGGATCTCCTATCTCGATTGGGACGACGGCTCGACACGCGCATCCATCACGCAAAGCCTGCTGCATGAATTCTTCGTCCGGGCATCTCCCGGTCAGCTCTGGTATCGGTCGTGGTCGGACGAAGGCATTGCCAACGGGGTTGGCGTCAACGCCTATGACCTGGTTGCCAGCGACACGCCAATGCCAGCACCTGGCTACATGCCGGTGCTCGGTGACATAACCTACGGTTAG
- a CDS encoding tail fiber domain-containing protein: MAEPLFDLAEGTPRITLATYAPSDTQLGVPQVGPMGPQGAQGVAGPSGPPGPPGGSGAQGLMGPPGEQGPVGATGPTGPKGDPGPQGVPGPPGGLGEAPTDGKSYGRMSAAWAQVLGISGGTLTGALILNADPTVALGAATKQYVDTHLTGGGSVRYDVAQSLTAAQQTQGRLNLGINQTTQLPANCDFNTIKNPGAYHTQDQNSANVPVGGRHWYLQVFVYYDATTGYTLQRVTYLDTAPAITFERIQAGGAWQAWRQVLYTDNGLPLTGGTITGALTVNGAFYENGGEFTSRTASGNQARLMAPGGNNSVLLRNDASNFYIMATNNGDPWGGWNALRPFSFDMSNGNVNLGHSVSVGGNLTVNNYLTVSGDCTHGGSIQISGGLTANSKINSGHSYSTKTGISGGYQSYGQNVSWDGTFVHMWIDNVDIALSGTRPSDPRLKREVQPLDGSGLGRVKELKPVSFRWKDVGIFKDDGKQHVGLMADNVQDVLPDAVVGSLRALTADGDIQPASIDAMPLVALLVKAVQELTAKVEALEAAR, from the coding sequence ATGGCTGAGCCGCTGTTCGATCTCGCGGAAGGCACGCCGCGCATCACGCTCGCGACGTACGCACCGAGCGACACGCAGCTCGGCGTGCCGCAGGTCGGCCCGATGGGGCCGCAGGGTGCGCAGGGTGTGGCTGGACCTTCAGGACCGCCGGGGCCGCCCGGCGGATCAGGCGCACAGGGCTTGATGGGACCGCCCGGCGAGCAAGGACCGGTCGGTGCGACGGGTCCAACCGGGCCAAAGGGCGATCCCGGACCGCAGGGCGTGCCCGGCCCTCCGGGCGGCTTGGGCGAAGCGCCGACTGACGGCAAGAGCTATGGGCGCATGAGCGCAGCGTGGGCGCAGGTGCTCGGCATCTCTGGCGGCACTCTCACGGGTGCGCTGATCCTGAACGCTGACCCGACTGTGGCGCTCGGTGCGGCGACCAAGCAATATGTCGATACGCATCTGACCGGCGGCGGGTCCGTGCGCTATGACGTGGCGCAGAGTCTGACAGCGGCGCAACAGACGCAAGGTCGGCTCAATCTCGGCATCAACCAGACGACGCAGTTGCCCGCGAACTGCGATTTCAACACAATCAAGAACCCCGGTGCCTATCACACCCAAGACCAAAACTCCGCGAACGTGCCGGTCGGTGGGCGGCACTGGTATCTGCAAGTGTTCGTGTATTACGACGCGACGACCGGCTACACCTTGCAGCGCGTTACTTATCTCGATACCGCGCCCGCGATCACCTTCGAACGCATCCAGGCTGGAGGTGCGTGGCAGGCGTGGCGGCAAGTGCTCTACACCGACAATGGTCTTCCGCTGACTGGAGGCACCATCACTGGCGCTCTGACGGTCAACGGCGCGTTCTATGAAAATGGTGGGGAGTTCACCTCTAGAACGGCGTCTGGCAACCAAGCCCGCTTGATGGCACCGGGTGGCAACAACTCTGTGCTGCTCCGGAACGACGCCAGCAATTTTTACATCATGGCCACCAACAACGGTGACCCATGGGGTGGCTGGAATGCGCTGCGGCCATTCTCTTTCGATATGTCAAACGGCAACGTGAACTTGGGCCACAGCGTCAGCGTTGGCGGCAATTTAACGGTCAACAATTATCTGACGGTCAGTGGCGATTGCACGCACGGCGGCAGCATACAGATCAGCGGCGGCCTCACCGCCAACAGCAAGATCAATAGCGGCCATAGTTACTCGACCAAGACCGGCATTTCGGGCGGCTATCAGAGCTACGGCCAGAACGTTTCGTGGGACGGCACCTTTGTTCATATGTGGATTGATAATGTCGATATCGCGCTTTCTGGTACGCGGCCATCTGATCCGCGCCTCAAGCGCGAGGTGCAGCCGCTCGATGGCAGCGGGCTCGGTCGTGTCAAAGAGTTGAAGCCGGTCAGCTTCCGCTGGAAGGACGTCGGCATCTTCAAGGATGACGGCAAGCAGCACGTTGGCCTGATGGCCGACAACGTTCAAGATGTGTTGCCCGATGCGGTCGTTGGTTCGTTACGCGCATTGACAGCAGATGGCGACATCCAACCCGCGAGCATCGATGCGATGCCGCTGGTGGCGCTGCTGGTCAAGGCTGTGCAGGAATTGACCGCGAAGGTGGAAGCGCTGGAGGCCGCACGATGA
- a CDS encoding phage baseplate assembly protein produces the protein MHRATPLNSSLRSYSAGGARGVVDQVDDSKFLQEMAGNFMHNESRKGCEAPQNYGFTSVVFDAEKDAQGKIKSAAEHFTSFMGGSRSFPIALMDDRRHRLFKLEKGDTAMFRGRGDKQQFHMTQDGGFWTAPQDKTVRMHLVQQDSESNATMDQGGQGSGSGGLGGGAGVAAFDASGGGSDSQQGGQQQQQKRGQEALYKDGKKSPLFVEVTKDKTRMGGNQCHLALADGNTYLHCHTDKQVYVGAEAGKASFDYLVTLSGPCVNSLGKIG, from the coding sequence ATGCACCGTGCCACACCGCTCAACAGTTCGTTGCGCAGCTATTCCGCTGGCGGCGCGCGCGGCGTTGTCGATCAAGTCGATGACTCCAAGTTTTTGCAGGAGATGGCCGGAAACTTCATGCACAACGAGTCGCGCAAGGGCTGCGAGGCTCCGCAGAACTATGGTTTCACGTCCGTGGTGTTCGACGCCGAGAAGGATGCGCAGGGCAAGATCAAGTCCGCCGCCGAGCACTTCACCAGTTTCATGGGCGGCAGCCGCTCTTTCCCCATCGCGCTCATGGATGATCGCCGCCACCGGCTCTTTAAACTGGAGAAAGGCGACACCGCGATGTTTCGCGGACGCGGCGACAAGCAGCAATTCCACATGACGCAAGACGGCGGCTTCTGGACCGCTCCGCAGGACAAGACCGTTCGCATGCACCTGGTCCAGCAGGACAGCGAGAGCAATGCGACGATGGACCAGGGCGGCCAGGGCAGCGGTTCCGGTGGCTTGGGTGGCGGGGCTGGCGTCGCGGCATTTGACGCGAGCGGCGGCGGTTCGGACAGCCAGCAAGGCGGCCAGCAGCAACAGCAGAAGCGCGGACAGGAGGCGCTCTACAAGGATGGCAAGAAGTCGCCGTTGTTCGTCGAGGTCACAAAGGACAAGACGCGCATGGGCGGCAACCAGTGTCACCTCGCACTCGCCGATGGCAACACCTACCTGCATTGCCATACCGACAAGCAGGTCTACGTCGGCGCGGAAGCGGGCAAAGCGTCGTTCGATTATCTCGTCACGCTGTCCGGCCCGTGCGTCAACTCGCTCGGCAAGATCGGGTGA
- a CDS encoding YmfQ family protein, with protein sequence MSDRHIRRAGSDYRDAFLELLPNGQAWPKHSIDSVLWQACDGLCDYWGFVDGRAADLLETESDPRLTLELLPDWERNWGLPDECLKDPPTSLADRRAALLAKMTLLGAQSRQFMIEVAKAYGYDITITEYAPYMTGVSRVGDTRWYNEGDPDHYRWYLGPPEMRFFWTVHVNATKMTRFHVNSSQCGIDRLLKIWLADDLECILDKIKPAQTNIIYDYSPMDSLDFSQRYNTEYLALGIM encoded by the coding sequence ATGTCTGACCGGCACATCCGCCGCGCCGGGAGCGACTATCGAGACGCCTTTCTTGAGCTGCTGCCCAACGGCCAGGCATGGCCGAAGCATTCCATCGACAGCGTGCTGTGGCAGGCCTGCGATGGGTTGTGCGACTACTGGGGTTTCGTTGATGGTCGCGCGGCCGATCTCTTGGAGACGGAGAGCGACCCGCGCCTGACGCTTGAGCTGCTGCCTGACTGGGAGCGCAATTGGGGCCTGCCTGACGAGTGCCTGAAAGACCCGCCGACCTCGCTCGCCGACCGCCGCGCGGCGCTGCTTGCTAAGATGACCTTGTTAGGCGCTCAGTCGCGCCAGTTCATGATCGAGGTGGCCAAGGCCTACGGCTACGACATCACGATCACTGAATATGCGCCCTACATGACCGGCGTTTCGCGAGTAGGAGATACTCGTTGGTACAACGAGGGCGATCCCGACCATTATCGCTGGTATCTCGGCCCGCCGGAGATGCGGTTTTTTTGGACCGTGCACGTCAACGCGACCAAGATGACCCGCTTCCACGTCAACAGCAGCCAGTGCGGTATCGACCGGCTGTTGAAGATCTGGCTGGCCGACGATCTCGAATGCATCCTCGACAAGATCAAGCCAGCGCAGACCAACATCATCTACGACTACTCGCCGATGGATTCGCTCGACTTCAGTCAGCGGTACAACACCGAATACCTCGCGCTCGGGATTATGTGA
- a CDS encoding phage GP46 family protein has product MPAGYNVPDIRLVQNNVFPQYSVTVDWSLLPNGTLDDTQALATAVIVALGTNALAGPNDDLPDPDSTDRMGWWGDLDAQAIWGGWPIGSKLWLLRRSKITPAAARQGSTLVVVENYIRMAIQPFVDRKICSGFDVWVTRVDPQRIDALLRIYRGPLPEIELRYAVLWDAMVNR; this is encoded by the coding sequence ATGCCAGCGGGCTACAACGTCCCTGACATCCGGCTCGTCCAGAACAATGTCTTTCCGCAATACTCTGTCACAGTTGATTGGTCGCTGCTCCCCAATGGCACGCTTGACGATACCCAGGCGCTGGCAACGGCAGTCATCGTCGCGCTCGGCACCAACGCACTGGCTGGTCCGAACGACGATCTGCCCGACCCGGATTCCACCGACCGCATGGGATGGTGGGGCGATCTCGACGCGCAGGCGATCTGGGGCGGTTGGCCCATCGGATCGAAGCTATGGCTGCTCAGGCGATCCAAGATCACGCCAGCGGCGGCGCGGCAGGGCTCAACCCTGGTCGTGGTCGAGAACTACATCCGAATGGCGATCCAACCGTTCGTCGACCGCAAGATTTGTTCGGGTTTCGACGTTTGGGTCACTAGGGTCGATCCTCAACGCATTGATGCCTTGCTGCGCATTTATCGCGGGCCGCTGCCCGAGATTGAGTTGCGCTATGCCGTTCTCTGGGATGCGATGGTGAACCGCTGA
- a CDS encoding DUF4376 domain-containing protein, whose product MQLLYSVNGVVVAVHDSALNVSSSSYGTDVRIIPYDQPLSTLERIGPEPEPPPAVPPDGRPTVMLRPDTRPYAEPPPTPDILKHFSGQVRWETATAGIMISGVPANTDRISQTLVSSLAQYAATIDRNDPIDFTQAGVAYRITAQDAIDMNTQIAALVQQCHTIEAQCLTDLNSGSPTILTYEDVEARFSGLRAKTLRFGKQ is encoded by the coding sequence ATGCAACTGCTCTATAGCGTCAACGGTGTAGTCGTAGCCGTCCACGACAGCGCACTGAATGTGTCGTCGTCTAGCTATGGCACTGATGTTCGGATCATTCCATACGACCAACCGTTGAGCACGCTTGAGCGTATTGGACCTGAGCCAGAACCGCCTCCAGCAGTGCCGCCAGATGGGCGACCCACGGTGATGCTGCGGCCGGACACGCGGCCATATGCCGAGCCGCCACCGACGCCTGACATCTTGAAGCATTTCTCGGGTCAAGTGCGATGGGAGACCGCTACGGCTGGGATCATGATTAGTGGCGTTCCGGCCAATACTGATCGCATCAGCCAGACGTTGGTCAGCAGCCTCGCGCAGTACGCCGCCACCATCGATCGGAATGATCCAATAGATTTTACTCAGGCAGGTGTCGCGTACAGGATCACCGCGCAGGACGCCATCGACATGAATACCCAGATAGCGGCGCTGGTCCAGCAATGCCACACGATCGAGGCTCAGTGTCTAACCGATCTCAATTCCGGCTCCCCGACGATCCTGACTTATGAGGACGTAGAGGCGAGGTTCTCTGGTCTGCGCGCGAAGACCCTGCGCTTTGGAAAGCAGTAA